One segment of Primulina tabacum isolate GXHZ01 chromosome 14, ASM2559414v2, whole genome shotgun sequence DNA contains the following:
- the LOC142524937 gene encoding uncharacterized protein LOC142524937, which yields MGGCASKPKDLDSKEAPAPVEAPAPAEAPVAAETAAAPAEVEAEAVPVENKDGNEKKEEPLVDLSEPAREAPNEETAATEAVSVEEKKEEATEEAAPKTEN from the exons ATGGGAGGCTGCGCGAGCAAACCTAAAGACTTGGATAGCAAGGAGGCACCCGCCCCAGTTGAAGCACCTGCCCCTGCTGAGGCCCCAGTTGCTGCTGAGACCGCGGCTGCCCCCGCTGAGGTCGAGGCCGAGGCTGTTCCAGTG GAGAACAAAGATGGAAATGAAAAAAAGGAAGAACCTTTGGTAGATCTATCTGAACCAGCTCGAGAAGCCCCCAACGAGGAGACAGCGGCAACCGAGGCTGTCTCCGTGGAGGAAAAGAAAGAGGAAGCAACTGAGGAAGCTGCCCCAAAAACTGAGAACTAA